The DNA window CGGGGATGTCGCCGTCGACGTCGGCGCCGCCGACGATCCCGCGATCGGGCTGGACCGCGTCCGGATCGGCGATCGTCGTCGCCCCGGAGAGCGCGATGGTCAGGCGGTCCAGGTACAGGGACAGGGAGGTCGGTGCGGAGCTCACGCACCTGACGGTACAGGCCGTCACGGCCCGCGCCCTGGGGGATACCGTGAGGTCATGACCGTCGCACCGCCGCTGGACACCGATGTCGTCGCCCGCCACGCCCTGGCGCACGACGCCTCCCACTACCTGCTGCTGCCGGAGGCGGTCACCGCCCCCGAGGACGAGGCGCAGGTCGTCGCGATGCTGCGGGAGGCGACGCGGGCGCGTCGGCCGCTGACCTTCCGCTCCGGGGGCACGAGCCTGTCCGGCCAGGCGCAGTCCGACTCGGTGCTCGCCGACGTGCGCCGCCACTTCCGCGAGGTCGAGGTGCTCGACGGCGGCGAACGGGTGCGGGTAGGGCCCGGCACGACGCTGCGCCAGGTCAACGCCCACCTGCTGCGCCACATGCGCCGGCTGGGCCCGGACCCGGCGAGCGAGAGCGCCTGCACGATCGGCGGCGTGATCGCGAACAACTCCTCGGGCATGGCGGCGGGGATCCAGGAGAACTCGTACCGCACCCTCGAGTCGCTGCGCTTCGTGCTGCCCTCGGGCACCGTCGTGGACACCGGTCTCGAGGGGGCCGACGCGCGCCTGCGGCGCGACGAGCCGGAGCTGCACGAGGGGCTGCTGCGACTGATGCGGCGCGTGCGGGACGATGCGGCGGCGACGCGCGTGATCCGGGAGCGCTTCGCGCTGAAGAACACCATGGGCTACGGGATCAACGCCCTGCTGGACTTCGAGACCCCGGCGGAGGTGCTCGCCCACCTGGTCGTCGGCTCCGAGGGGACGCTCGCCTTCGTCTCCTCCGCCGTGTTCCGCACCGTGCCGATCCAGCGGCACATCACCACCGGGCTGCTGGTGCTGCCCTCGCTCGCGGCCGCCACCGCGGCGCTGCCCGAGGTGGTGGGCGCCGGGTTCGCGACCGCGGAGCTGATGGACGCGCGGTCGCTGGTGGTCGCGCAGGGGCTGGCGGGCGCTCCGCAGGAGATCCGCGGGCTCGAGGTGGAGGACCATGCCGCACTGCTGGTCGAGCACCGGGCCGACGAGCCGGCGGCGCTCGAGGCCCTCGCCGCGGAGGCGGGGGCCCTCGCCGGCTCGCTCGGCCTCGCCGCGCCCTTCTCGATGACCACCGACGCCGCTCGACGGGCGGCCCTGTGGACCACCCGCAAGGGGCTCTACGCCGCGGTCGCCGGGGCGCGACCGGCGGGATCCACGGCGCTGCTGGAGGACGTGGCGGTGCCGGTGCCGGAGCTCGAGGCGACCTGCCGCGGCCTGCAGGAGCTCTTCGACCGCCATGCCTACGACGAGTCGGTGATCTTCGGGCACGCGAAGGACGGCAACATCCACTTCCTCCTCAACGAGCGGCTCGGCGAGAGCGGCGACCGGCTCGAGGCCTTCACCGAGGAGATGGTCGAGCTGGTGCTCGACCACGGCGGGAACCTCAAGGCCGAGCACGGCACCGGGCGGGTGATGGCCCC is part of the Brachybacterium ginsengisoli genome and encodes:
- a CDS encoding FAD-binding and (Fe-S)-binding domain-containing protein; translation: MTVAPPLDTDVVARHALAHDASHYLLLPEAVTAPEDEAQVVAMLREATRARRPLTFRSGGTSLSGQAQSDSVLADVRRHFREVEVLDGGERVRVGPGTTLRQVNAHLLRHMRRLGPDPASESACTIGGVIANNSSGMAAGIQENSYRTLESLRFVLPSGTVVDTGLEGADARLRRDEPELHEGLLRLMRRVRDDAAATRVIRERFALKNTMGYGINALLDFETPAEVLAHLVVGSEGTLAFVSSAVFRTVPIQRHITTGLLVLPSLAAATAALPEVVGAGFATAELMDARSLVVAQGLAGAPQEIRGLEVEDHAALLVEHRADEPAALEALAAEAGALAGSLGLAAPFSMTTDAARRAALWTTRKGLYAAVAGARPAGSTALLEDVAVPVPELEATCRGLQELFDRHAYDESVIFGHAKDGNIHFLLNERLGESGDRLEAFTEEMVELVLDHGGNLKAEHGTGRVMAPFVERQYGPELYGVMRELKVLVDPAGILNPGVVLTGDPSAHMRDLKPVVEIEEEADRCVECGYCEPVCPSKDLTLTPRQRIVLRRDAEHAERRGDLATAAAIREAYDYQGLQTCAVDGMCLTACPVGINTGDLVRRLRAEDAAPAAATAWGAAAGSWDLLTRGASAAMGVAGAMPAVLPRLATEVGRAVLGADVVPQYRDELPRRGGSVRRAGGRGRASADVAAVYLPACVHTMFGAAEEPRGTGGCGGDCACGSSSAGVPAALDLLAQRAGVRLAVPDDAASLCCGTPFSSKGMTAAKEQMRERVRTALLAASRGGELPVVVDASSCTEGIAGAMEGSGVEVVDAISFVRGQLLERLEIGERTGSVTVHPTCSTTHLGATADLVAIAEACADEVVVPVEWGCCGYAGDRGMLHPELTQSATRAEAAEVARRETDWYVSANRTCELGMQAATGKSYRHVLELLEAVTR